One genomic segment of Rivularia sp. PCC 7116 includes these proteins:
- a CDS encoding site-2 protease family protein codes for MFLTTLVTHPAFFFRYIVIVIISICLHELAHGFAALSQGDDTPKKLGHITLNPVVHMGVESIIFLCLVGMSWGQMPVNPYKFRNGKFSDILVSAAGPLCNLALGFIFIALLSLFYNSGFISKDFLYLAARINLAQFIFNLLPIPPLDGFHIFSNIFPELKQLERSQMGAFGLMIVFLIPGFGAGLITIVDLIITNFLRLTLAF; via the coding sequence ATGTTTCTCACTACACTTGTTACTCATCCAGCTTTTTTCTTTAGATATATTGTAATTGTTATTATCTCAATATGTTTACACGAATTGGCTCATGGTTTTGCGGCGTTGAGTCAAGGAGATGACACTCCTAAAAAATTAGGACATATAACTTTGAATCCCGTGGTTCATATGGGAGTTGAATCAATAATTTTTCTATGTCTTGTTGGTATGTCTTGGGGACAAATGCCTGTAAATCCCTATAAATTTCGTAATGGTAAATTCAGCGATATTTTAGTATCCGCAGCAGGGCCTTTATGTAATTTAGCTTTAGGGTTTATATTTATTGCATTACTATCTCTTTTTTACAATTCAGGATTTATTAGTAAAGATTTTCTTTATCTCGCAGCTAGAATTAATTTAGCTCAATTTATATTTAATTTATTACCCATCCCTCCACTAGATGGTTTTCATATATTTAGTAATATTTTTCCAGAATTAAAGCAGTTGGAACGTAGTCAAATGGGAGCATTTGGTTTAATGATTGTATTTCTAATTCCTGGTTTTGGTGCGGGATTAATCACGATTGTAGATTTAATAATTACAAATTTTTTGAGATTGACATTAGCGTTTTAA
- a CDS encoding DUF2555 domain-containing protein has translation MKTLTISKTNIATMTSQEVDKLAIRLEQDDYSNAFEGLEDWHLLRAIAFQRPELVESYIHLLDLEAYDEA, from the coding sequence ATGAAGACTTTGACCATTTCTAAAACCAATATCGCCACTATGACTTCACAGGAAGTGGATAAATTGGCTATACGTTTGGAACAAGACGATTACAGTAATGCTTTTGAAGGTTTGGAAGATTGGCATTTACTGCGTGCGATCGCGTTTCAACGTCCCGAGTTAGTAGAATCCTACATCCACCTTTTGGATTTGGAAGCCTACGACGAAGCGTAA
- a CDS encoding alpha/beta hydrolase translates to MAKALDFIDVPPNSGDATKGLIVILHGWGANAEDVASIVPFLQLPGYHFVFPNAPFPHPHSPIGRAWYDLSQDNMYEGLTESRELLIDCLQSLENSTGIPLKQTILSGFSQGGAMTLDVGLKLPCCGLISMSGYLHSNIQNIETPATNILPPVLIMHGKQDAVVPLQAATKSRDVLESLAVPLEYYEFEGGHQISSQMLDVARTFILSNLT, encoded by the coding sequence ATGGCTAAGGCTTTAGATTTTATCGACGTACCACCCAATAGTGGAGATGCGACTAAAGGATTAATTGTCATCTTACACGGCTGGGGTGCAAATGCAGAAGATGTAGCATCAATAGTACCTTTTTTACAATTACCGGGGTATCATTTTGTATTTCCTAATGCACCTTTTCCCCATCCTCACTCACCCATAGGCAGAGCATGGTATGACCTAAGTCAAGATAATATGTATGAAGGGTTAACTGAAAGCCGGGAATTGCTAATTGATTGCTTGCAGTCTTTAGAAAATAGTACGGGCATACCTTTGAAGCAAACAATTTTGAGTGGTTTTTCTCAGGGAGGGGCGATGACTTTAGATGTAGGATTAAAGCTGCCCTGTTGTGGTTTAATTTCTATGAGTGGGTATTTACATTCAAATATTCAAAATATTGAAACCCCTGCTACAAATATTCTACCGCCAGTGTTAATTATGCACGGGAAACAAGATGCAGTTGTGCCTTTACAAGCTGCAACAAAATCCCGAGATGTACTAGAATCCCTTGCAGTTCCTTTAGAGTATTATGAATTTGAGGGAGGACATCAAATTAGTTCTCAAATGCTGGATGTCGCACGTACTTTCATTCTCAGCAACCTTACTTAA
- a CDS encoding Lin0512 family protein: MARQRFIIEMGMGIDQHGQEPTVAAKRAVRNAIANNALIGVFEVAGLSDPNEMIVEVQIALPYPEQVREEEVLAVLPFGRKSLTLQSGGMMVEGKAIEVLQDKNDEMLIAVAAVTVLIENN; this comes from the coding sequence ATGGCACGCCAGCGATTTATTATAGAAATGGGAATGGGTATAGATCAACACGGGCAAGAACCAACCGTGGCAGCCAAAAGAGCGGTGAGAAACGCGATCGCTAACAATGCTTTAATCGGAGTGTTTGAAGTTGCTGGTTTAAGCGATCCGAATGAAATGATTGTAGAAGTGCAGATTGCTCTACCATATCCGGAGCAAGTAAGGGAAGAGGAAGTTTTAGCAGTATTGCCTTTTGGACGCAAAAGCCTTACCCTGCAATCTGGGGGAATGATGGTTGAAGGAAAAGCTATTGAAGTATTGCAAGATAAAAATGACGAAATGTTGATTGCTGTCGCTGCGGTTACAGTTTTGATTGAAAATAATTAA
- a CDS encoding LD-carboxypeptidase encodes MNINRRKFITTLGLATISTQIPLFTVQANISPDAIIKPPRLKIGDTVGLISPAGIIDSADVEEARKIFTSLGLKVKAGRHILDRYGYLAGQDRNRARDVNAMFTDKTVKAIIAMRGGWGGNRILPLLNYNSIRANPKIIMGYSDITSLLLAITARSGLITFHGPVATSTWNNFTLKYVKSILFYGQAVTMNNTLVTKLQREIITPGKARGKFMGGNLSVINSMLGSSYLPTWKNSILFIEDIGEDVYRVDRMLVQLKNARILNQLSGFVFGQCTRCSMGDEPSLTLMQVLQEHIRPLRIPAWYGSMIGHIRDKFTLPIGVKVEIDANSGTIKMLEAAVS; translated from the coding sequence ATGAATATCAATCGCCGAAAATTTATTACCACTTTGGGTTTAGCAACTATCTCTACCCAAATACCACTATTCACCGTTCAAGCTAACATATCTCCTGATGCGATTATTAAACCACCACGTTTAAAAATTGGCGATACAGTCGGATTAATTAGTCCTGCTGGTATCATTGATTCCGCAGACGTTGAAGAAGCAAGAAAAATATTTACTTCACTAGGTTTAAAAGTTAAAGCAGGTAGACATATTTTAGATAGATACGGTTATTTAGCGGGGCAAGATAGAAATCGCGCTCGTGATGTTAATGCTATGTTTACCGATAAAACTGTTAAGGCAATAATTGCAATGCGTGGTGGATGGGGTGGAAATCGTATTCTGCCATTACTTAATTATAATTCTATTCGCGCTAATCCTAAAATTATTATGGGGTACAGCGATATTACATCTTTGTTATTAGCAATTACCGCCCGTAGCGGACTTATAACTTTTCATGGCCCAGTAGCTACTTCTACTTGGAATAATTTTACTTTGAAATATGTAAAAAGTATATTATTCTATGGTCAAGCCGTGACAATGAATAATACTTTAGTTACTAAACTTCAACGCGAAATAATTACACCAGGTAAAGCAAGAGGTAAATTTATGGGTGGAAATTTGTCAGTGATAAATTCCATGTTGGGTTCGTCTTATTTACCAACATGGAAAAATAGTATTTTATTCATAGAAGATATCGGTGAAGATGTTTACCGCGTAGATAGGATGTTAGTTCAATTAAAAAACGCCAGAATTCTGAATCAGCTATCCGGCTTTGTATTTGGACAATGCACTAGATGTAGCATGGGAGACGAACCTTCATTAACTTTAATGCAGGTATTACAAGAACATATTCGCCCCTTGAGGATTCCAGCATGGTATGGTTCAATGATTGGTCATATCAGGGATAAATTTACACTTCCTATAGGTGTAAAAGTAGAAATTGATGCGAATAGTGGAACGATAAAAATGTTAGAAGCGGCTGTTAGTTAA
- the dapF gene encoding diaminopimelate epimerase: MKYFKYHAIGNDYIVINPKDVSKSFTTEQIQTICNRNFGIGSDGILYGPLTSEKGQFLLKIYNPDGSEAEKSGNGLRIFSRYLWDTKLVKEEQFIIETLGGLVKSSVLENGKTVRVEMGKVSFDSDKIPVTGEPREVISENITVDNKTFTFCAATIGNPHCVIPLPEITPELAKKYGYLIENHKYFPNRINVQFMKVLDRENIQLEIWERGAGYTLASGSSSSAAAAVAHRLDLCDRSITVHMPGGNILIEISEDFSIQMTGSVTKVAEGIMSEEMFIS, from the coding sequence ATGAAATATTTTAAGTATCATGCAATTGGCAATGATTACATAGTGATTAATCCAAAGGATGTTTCTAAATCTTTCACTACCGAACAAATTCAAACAATCTGTAATAGAAACTTTGGTATTGGTTCTGATGGTATTCTGTATGGGCCATTAACATCCGAGAAAGGACAATTTTTATTAAAAATATATAATCCTGACGGTAGCGAAGCAGAGAAAAGCGGAAATGGATTGAGAATTTTCTCCCGTTATTTGTGGGATACCAAACTAGTTAAAGAAGAACAATTTATTATTGAAACATTAGGTGGTTTAGTTAAATCTTCAGTTCTAGAAAACGGTAAAACCGTCCGTGTTGAAATGGGTAAAGTCAGTTTTGACAGCGATAAAATACCCGTCACGGGAGAACCTAGAGAAGTAATTTCCGAAAATATTACAGTTGACAATAAAACCTTTACATTTTGCGCTGCCACTATTGGCAATCCTCATTGTGTAATTCCTTTACCTGAAATTACGCCAGAGTTAGCAAAGAAGTATGGTTATTTAATCGAAAACCACAAATATTTCCCAAATCGCATCAACGTACAATTTATGAAAGTACTTGATAGAGAAAACATTCAATTAGAAATTTGGGAAAGAGGTGCTGGTTACACATTAGCATCGGGAAGCAGTAGCAGCGCAGCAGCAGCGGTTGCACATCGTCTTGATTTATGCGATCGCTCAATTACTGTACATATGCCAGGAGGAAATATTTTAATTGAAATTAGTGAAGATTTTTCGATCCAAATGACGGGTTCAGTTACTAAAGTAGCTGAAGGAATAATGTCTGAAGAAATGTTTATCAGTTAA
- the purH gene encoding bifunctional phosphoribosylaminoimidazolecarboxamide formyltransferase/IMP cyclohydrolase, translated as MARLALLSVSNKTGLVDFARSLQEEFNFEFISSGGTAKVLKDAGLTVTKVADYTGSPEILGGRVKTLHPRIHGGILARRDNSQDVADLQDNQIRPIDLVVVNLYPFEETIAKDGVTLPEAVEQIDIGGPAMLRASAKNFAHLTVLCNPAQYEEYLQDLRQNKGEASLEFRQRAALKGFLHTSEYDQAISAYLSNQISGNQETPQQFTITGKQVQSLRYGENPHQTAAWYQTGTTSGWAAATKLQGKELSYNNLVDLEAARRIITEFTDTPAAVVLKHTNPCGVALGNTLVEAYQKAFNADSISAFGGIVALNQPIDAATAAELTKTFLECVVAPGCEDDAKEIIAAKSKLRVLILPDLQSGAKETIKVIAGGFLMQAADDIIADSNKWQIVTDKKPSQKEIEELLFAWKVCKHVKSNAIVVSKELTTLGVGAGQMNRVGAVKIALEEAGEKTKGGFLASDGFFPFDDSVRTAASAGITGIIQPGGSLRDQDSIKAANELGLSMILTGNRHFLH; from the coding sequence ATGGCGCGTCTAGCACTGCTGAGTGTATCTAACAAAACAGGCTTAGTCGATTTTGCTCGAAGCTTGCAAGAAGAGTTTAACTTTGAATTTATCAGCAGTGGAGGCACCGCTAAAGTTTTAAAAGATGCCGGATTAACTGTTACTAAAGTTGCCGATTATACCGGTTCGCCGGAAATTTTGGGTGGACGAGTAAAGACTTTACATCCGCGAATTCATGGCGGTATTTTAGCGCGAAGAGATAATTCTCAAGATGTGGCGGATTTACAAGACAATCAAATTCGTCCGATTGATTTGGTAGTTGTAAATCTTTACCCTTTTGAGGAAACTATAGCTAAAGACGGAGTTACTTTACCCGAAGCTGTCGAACAAATTGATATCGGTGGCCCAGCAATGTTAAGAGCATCTGCAAAAAACTTTGCTCATCTTACAGTACTATGCAATCCGGCACAGTATGAAGAATATTTACAAGATTTACGTCAAAATAAAGGCGAAGCGTCTTTAGAATTTCGTCAAAGAGCCGCTTTAAAAGGATTTTTACATACTTCTGAATACGACCAAGCAATTTCGGCTTATTTAAGCAATCAAATTTCTGGCAATCAAGAAACTCCTCAACAATTCACGATTACAGGTAAACAAGTACAATCCTTGCGCTACGGCGAAAATCCCCATCAAACTGCTGCTTGGTATCAAACGGGAACGACTAGCGGATGGGCTGCTGCGACTAAATTACAAGGCAAGGAACTCAGTTACAACAATTTAGTTGATTTAGAAGCTGCTAGACGCATCATCACCGAATTTACTGATACTCCCGCAGCTGTAGTTCTCAAGCATACTAATCCCTGTGGTGTAGCTTTGGGTAATACTTTGGTAGAAGCTTATCAAAAAGCCTTCAATGCCGATTCAATTTCTGCTTTTGGGGGTATTGTGGCTTTAAATCAACCAATCGATGCTGCTACTGCTGCAGAATTAACCAAGACATTTTTAGAATGCGTAGTTGCACCGGGCTGTGAAGATGATGCAAAGGAAATTATCGCCGCTAAATCCAAGCTGCGGGTATTAATACTGCCAGATTTACAAAGCGGAGCCAAAGAAACTATCAAAGTCATTGCCGGTGGTTTCCTGATGCAAGCAGCAGACGATATTATAGCCGACAGCAATAAATGGCAAATAGTCACTGATAAAAAACCCAGCCAGAAAGAAATAGAAGAATTACTGTTTGCTTGGAAAGTTTGCAAGCATGTTAAGTCCAACGCAATTGTAGTTAGTAAAGAACTCACTACCCTAGGGGTAGGGGCGGGACAAATGAACCGAGTCGGCGCAGTCAAAATTGCTTTAGAAGAAGCTGGAGAGAAAACTAAAGGCGGATTTCTTGCTAGCGACGGATTTTTCCCATTCGATGATTCAGTTAGAACCGCAGCATCTGCGGGAATTACTGGTATTATTCAACCGGGTGGAAGCCTGCGCGACCAAGATTCTATAAAGGCTGCAAATGAATTAGGCTTGTCTATGATTTTAACCGGTAATAGGCATTTCTTGCACTAA
- a CDS encoding UTP--glucose-1-phosphate uridylyltransferase encodes MKNQIKKAVIPAAGFGTRLFPATKVVKKELFPVIDKDGRAKPVIQSIVEEAVNAGIEEIGIVTQPDDRDVFESYFNNSPQSKLFNKLSQQNQEYCKYLQDLGSKITFLAQDKQEGYGHAVFCAKEWVGNEPFLLMLGDHIYSSDAEKSCAFQVLRAYEQVSHSVIGLNSLPEEMIHKAGCITGVWQEKKSILKVTQVFEKPTIEYARKNLRVEGMADNEFLCIFGLYALTPKIFDFLEEHINTDFREKGEFQLTSCLEKLRQAEGMTGLVVDGKTFDIGMPNVYRQTMIDF; translated from the coding sequence ATGAAGAATCAAATTAAAAAAGCTGTAATTCCTGCTGCTGGTTTTGGTACTCGTTTATTTCCAGCAACGAAAGTTGTAAAAAAGGAATTGTTTCCGGTAATTGATAAGGATGGTAGAGCTAAACCGGTAATTCAGTCGATTGTAGAGGAAGCTGTGAATGCGGGGATAGAAGAAATTGGAATTGTAACGCAACCGGATGATAGAGATGTTTTTGAAAGTTATTTTAACAACTCACCACAATCTAAACTTTTTAACAAGCTTTCACAGCAAAATCAGGAATATTGTAAATATCTTCAGGATTTAGGTAGTAAAATTACATTTTTAGCACAGGACAAACAAGAAGGTTACGGACATGCAGTTTTTTGTGCCAAGGAATGGGTGGGTAATGAACCTTTTTTGTTAATGTTAGGAGACCATATCTATTCGTCTGATGCCGAAAAATCCTGTGCTTTTCAAGTTTTACGGGCTTACGAACAAGTTAGTCACAGTGTTATTGGATTGAATTCTTTACCAGAGGAAATGATTCATAAGGCTGGATGTATTACGGGAGTTTGGCAAGAAAAAAAATCGATTTTAAAAGTTACGCAAGTTTTTGAAAAGCCTACTATTGAATATGCCCGGAAAAATTTACGAGTGGAAGGAATGGCTGACAATGAATTTTTATGTATATTTGGCTTATATGCGCTAACGCCGAAAATATTTGATTTTTTAGAGGAGCATATTAATACTGATTTTCGAGAGAAGGGCGAGTTTCAGTTGACATCTTGCTTAGAAAAACTAAGGCAAGCTGAGGGAATGACTGGTTTGGTTGTTGATGGCAAAACTTTTGATATTGGAATGCCAAATGTTTATCGGCAGACAATGATTGATTTTTAA
- a CDS encoding nuclear transport factor 2 family protein, whose product MSPEQIESIVNSYLENMSAMNAQGWVENFAEDALSYDPVGEPPTVIHEGFQEFIGQLQAVFAQLEVTKEHIFIAGNEAAVKWTMRGVSKTQKTVSVEGITVLEINDAGKIQTTRAYWNPKTIIAQLRS is encoded by the coding sequence ATGTCACCAGAACAAATCGAATCTATTGTCAACTCTTATCTAGAAAATATGTCAGCTATGAATGCCCAAGGTTGGGTAGAAAATTTTGCTGAAGATGCTTTGAGTTACGATCCAGTCGGGGAACCACCAACTGTAATTCATGAAGGATTTCAAGAATTTATCGGACAATTACAAGCTGTGTTTGCACAACTTGAAGTCACAAAAGAGCATATTTTTATTGCCGGAAATGAAGCTGCTGTCAAATGGACAATGCGAGGAGTTAGTAAAACGCAGAAGACTGTCAGCGTTGAAGGTATTACAGTTTTAGAAATTAACGATGCTGGTAAGATTCAAACTACTCGCGCTTACTGGAATCCGAAAACGATAATAGCTCAATTACGTTCTTAA
- the leuS gene encoding leucine--tRNA ligase, which produces MDTRYNPAEIELHWQNKWAEMGLDKTLKDSSKPKFYALSMFPYPSGNLHMGHVRNYTITDVIARLKRMQGYRVLHPMGWDAFGLPAENAAIKRGVPPSKWTYQNIEQMRGQLKRLGLSIDWDCEVATCSADYYKWTQWIFLQFFQAGLAYQKEAAVNWDPIDQTVLANEQVDSEGRSWRSGAIVERKLLRQWFFKITDYAEELLTDLDKLSGWPDRVKTMQANWIGKSTGAYLEFPIVGMDQKIGVYTTRPDTVYGVSYVVLAPEHPLTKQVTTPEQKAAVEAFVQEVGNQSELERTAEDKPKRGMSTGGKAINPFTGEEIPIWIADYVLYEYGTGAVMGVPAHDVRDFKFAGEKNLPIKFVVAPTDNSVETEKAYTEPGILVNSSQFDGMQSTEAKQAIVEYAQKQGFGQARVQYRLRDWLISRQRYWGAPIPIVHCSDCGAVPVPDKDLPIELPENVEFSGRGGSPLAQLESWVNVDCPSCGKPAKRETDTMDTFIDSSWYYLRFTDAKNDNQVFDSAKVNDWMPVNQYVGGIEHAILHLLYSRFFTKVLRDRGLLNFDEPFQHLLTQGMVQGLTYTNPNKAGKDKWVASNLVDAANPRDPETGEPLQQVYATMSKSKGNGVAPEDVIAKYGVDTARMFVLFKAPPEKDLEWDEADVEGQFRFLNRVWRLVTDFANNPQSSKKSKQNNPKSKIEKDLRRAIHTAIKEVGEDVDSDYQFNTAISELMKLSNALNDAKCKDSPIYAEGINTLVSMLAPFAPHIAEELWHLLGNHNSVHTANWSKHDPEALIADEITLVIQINGKKRGDLQVPAQLDKAGLEKYARSSEVAQRHTENKTIKKVIVVPGKLVNFVIT; this is translated from the coding sequence TGGGTTGGGATGCTTTTGGCTTACCGGCGGAAAATGCTGCGATTAAACGAGGAGTACCACCTTCAAAGTGGACTTATCAAAACATTGAGCAAATGCGCGGGCAATTAAAACGTCTGGGCTTATCTATTGATTGGGATTGCGAAGTTGCAACTTGTTCGGCTGATTATTATAAGTGGACGCAGTGGATATTTTTGCAGTTTTTCCAAGCAGGTTTAGCTTATCAAAAGGAAGCAGCAGTAAATTGGGACCCCATAGATCAAACTGTATTGGCGAACGAGCAGGTTGATAGTGAAGGTCGTTCGTGGCGTAGTGGTGCCATAGTTGAGCGTAAACTTTTACGGCAGTGGTTCTTCAAAATTACTGATTACGCCGAAGAATTACTAACAGATTTGGATAAGTTGTCGGGATGGCCAGATCGGGTTAAAACAATGCAGGCTAACTGGATTGGTAAATCTACGGGAGCTTATTTGGAATTTCCGATTGTAGGAATGGATCAGAAAATCGGCGTGTATACAACACGTCCCGATACTGTATATGGTGTGAGCTATGTAGTGTTAGCACCAGAGCATCCTTTAACTAAGCAGGTAACGACACCGGAACAAAAAGCAGCAGTTGAAGCTTTTGTTCAAGAAGTTGGAAATCAAAGCGAATTAGAACGTACTGCCGAAGATAAGCCCAAACGCGGTATGAGTACTGGTGGCAAAGCAATCAATCCCTTTACTGGGGAAGAGATTCCCATCTGGATTGCCGATTACGTGCTTTACGAATACGGTACCGGGGCTGTCATGGGTGTACCCGCTCACGATGTACGAGATTTTAAGTTTGCTGGAGAAAAGAATTTACCTATCAAGTTTGTTGTTGCACCTACCGATAATAGTGTAGAGACAGAAAAAGCCTATACCGAACCCGGTATTTTGGTAAACTCCAGCCAGTTTGACGGAATGCAGTCAACTGAAGCCAAGCAAGCAATTGTGGAATATGCCCAAAAGCAAGGTTTTGGTCAAGCACGGGTACAATATCGCTTGCGGGATTGGTTGATTTCTCGTCAGCGATATTGGGGGGCACCGATTCCTATCGTTCACTGTTCCGACTGTGGAGCGGTACCGGTACCGGATAAAGATTTACCTATAGAATTGCCCGAAAATGTCGAATTTTCAGGACGAGGTGGTTCGCCCTTGGCGCAATTGGAAAGTTGGGTAAATGTAGATTGTCCCAGTTGCGGTAAGCCAGCGAAGCGGGAAACCGATACGATGGATACTTTTATTGATTCGTCTTGGTATTACTTGCGGTTTACCGATGCTAAGAATGATAACCAGGTGTTTGATTCGGCTAAAGTAAATGACTGGATGCCTGTTAATCAATATGTTGGCGGTATCGAACACGCAATTTTGCACTTATTGTATTCCCGCTTCTTTACTAAAGTATTGCGGGATAGAGGTTTACTTAATTTTGATGAACCATTTCAACACCTGTTAACTCAAGGTATGGTACAAGGTTTAACCTATACCAATCCGAATAAGGCTGGTAAAGATAAGTGGGTTGCTTCTAATTTGGTAGATGCTGCTAATCCTCGCGATCCTGAAACCGGCGAACCTCTGCAACAAGTTTACGCTACCATGTCCAAATCTAAAGGTAATGGTGTTGCGCCCGAAGATGTAATTGCGAAATATGGTGTTGATACGGCGCGGATGTTTGTTCTATTCAAAGCGCCCCCCGAAAAAGATTTGGAATGGGATGAAGCTGATGTTGAAGGACAATTCCGCTTTCTTAACCGAGTCTGGCGCTTGGTAACTGATTTTGCAAATAATCCCCAATCATCAAAGAAATCTAAACAAAATAATCCCAAATCCAAAATTGAAAAAGATTTACGTAGAGCAATTCATACTGCAATCAAAGAAGTCGGCGAAGATGTAGACAGCGATTATCAATTTAACACTGCTATTTCTGAATTGATGAAGTTAAGTAATGCCTTGAATGATGCTAAGTGCAAAGATTCACCAATTTATGCAGAAGGCATTAATACTTTAGTTTCGATGCTGGCTCCCTTTGCTCCTCACATAGCTGAAGAATTATGGCATTTGTTGGGTAATCATAATTCAGTACATACTGCAAACTGGTCTAAACACGATCCCGAAGCTTTAATTGCTGATGAAATAACTTTGGTGATTCAAATCAATGGCAAGAAACGCGGCGATTTACAAGTTCCAGCACAATTGGATAAAGCAGGATTAGAAAAGTACGCTCGCTCTTCAGAAGTCGCTCAACGCCATACCGAGAATAAAACCATTAAGAAAGTGATTGTAGTACCCGGCAAGTTGGTAAATTTCGTTATCACTTAA
- a CDS encoding site-2 protease family protein — protein MFINTLIQNPVFFFRYIAILIISITLHELCHGVVAMAQGDNTPKKAGHITLNPVVHMGWQSIIFLCIAGISWGQMPINPNKFRNGRISDFLVSVAGPLCNLALGFILIGLLLSFYNSEIVSTEFLHLAARVNLTLFFLNILPIPPLDGFHIFCSFFPSFKPFQDSPIGMFGLIIIFLVPGFAEGLVMLSELIIRSFL, from the coding sequence ATGTTTATTAATACGCTTATCCAAAATCCGGTTTTTTTCTTTAGATATATTGCAATTCTGATAATTTCAATAACCTTACACGAACTTTGTCATGGTGTTGTAGCGATGGCTCAAGGAGACAATACACCAAAGAAAGCAGGACATATTACTTTAAATCCCGTAGTTCATATGGGATGGCAATCAATAATTTTTCTATGTATAGCAGGCATATCTTGGGGACAAATGCCTATAAATCCTAATAAATTTCGTAATGGTAGAATCAGTGATTTTTTAGTATCTGTAGCAGGTCCTTTATGTAATTTAGCTTTGGGATTTATATTAATTGGACTGTTATTAAGTTTTTATAATTCAGAAATAGTCAGTACGGAATTTCTTCATTTGGCTGCTAGAGTTAATTTGACTTTATTTTTCTTAAATATACTACCCATTCCTCCCCTGGATGGATTTCATATATTCTGTAGCTTTTTTCCTAGTTTTAAGCCATTTCAAGATAGTCCAATCGGGATGTTCGGTTTAATAATTATATTTTTAGTTCCCGGCTTCGCTGAAGGTTTAGTTATGTTGTCCGAATTAATTATCAGAAGTTTTCTATAA